The Vidua macroura isolate BioBank_ID:100142 chromosome 4, ASM2450914v1, whole genome shotgun sequence genome window below encodes:
- the NEUROG2 gene encoding neurogenin-2, with protein MLVKAEVLAAPAEDELLLLGLGSPAPSPSLPSSAEEEEEEEEEEEELRAAPPARPVEAPGGRGLRRAEGKRRPGRSRGAPRAARTAETAQRIKRSRRLKANNRERNRMHNLNAALDALRDVLPTFPEDAKLTKIETLRFAHNYIWALTETLRLAGAARLGPDGAAAAAVPAEGSPSPASSWSGGAASPAPSASPYACTLSPASPAGSASDPEHWPGRFAPGPPPPLPRRCL; from the coding sequence ATGCTGGTGAAGGCGGAGGTCCTGGCGGCGCCCGCCGAGgacgagctgctgctgctggggctgggctcgcCCGCCCCCTCGCCCTCGCTGCCGTCCAGcgccgaggaggaggaggaagaggaggaggaggaggaggagctgcgcgccgccccgccggctCGGCCCGTCGAGGCTCCGGGCGGCCGCGGGCTGCGGCGGGCGGAGGGGAAGCGGCGGCCGGGGCGGTCCCGCGGCGCCCCGCGGGCGGCGCGCACGGCGGAGACGGCGCAGCGCATCAAGCGGAGCCGGCGGCTCAAGGCCAACAACCGCGAGCGCAACCGGATGCACAACCTGAACGCGGCGCTGGACGCCCTCCGCGACGTGCTGCCCACCTTCCCCGAGGACGCCAAGCTCACCAAGATCGAGACGCTCCGCTTCGCCCACAACTACATCTGGGCGCTCACCGAGACCCTGCGGCTGGCCGGGGCGGCGCGGCTCGGCCCCGAcggggcggcggcagcggcggtcCCCGCCGAGGGCAGCCCCTCGCCCGCCTCCTCCTGGAGCGGCGGCGCCGCCAGCCCCGCGCCCTCCGCCTCCCCGTACGCCTGCACTTTATCGCCCGCCAGCCCCGCGGGCTCCGCCTCGGATCCCGAGCACTGGCCCGGCCGCTtcgccccggggccgccgccgccgctgccccgccgCTGCCTCTAG
- the ALPK1 gene encoding alpha-protein kinase 1 isoform X2, which produces MCNGKISKPHVSLARQQVRKALLPEELRSLLEEAKEMKWPFVPERWQYKQDLGPEDKTNLQDMISARLPDLLAYLKASILVRDCGTATAVVFLLDRFLYWLDASCGLLRVAKGLHRLHPGAPISPQLLIRQARLAVNAGKLLKAEYILSSLINDNGATGTWRYAEESDRILVQAVCLQIRGQILQKLGMWYEAAELIWASLVGYFQLPQPDKKGIATSLGIMADIFASMNEQDYARFKTSADIDLSLLQEFSHRLLSAAEACKLAAAYSQYTPLFVLTAVNIRGMCLLSYSHSKDCPQEKREFYLSEAKESFEVGLLTKEEQSAITSRQELHSFIKAAFCLATVHRWLDGESQELREATQLCREALGKLHSYSTSLPGEGDKGMLAKEIMALIAAVKKRLRVGGFPNSDARSYVPDSYKGSVQKPVLHGETSFEKILAKHSQHHLSVCQVYEKTCRIHKTTPGEIQVGACITTLRTETKTMDTVCTAEDKVHQRSGPVKTLDSPAAGSSSEGLSGRRNQDIGSGVMKISFEEEIEPLEIKINSKKDVFSRGKGRSQSTTSENSWCKLSKSSCSSSWEELSCNSSRESLRDGQQGEEGSVQEQCCSTEADQDAPLCSLPPRAWHPAPREPLHGSGGSPRHSLEGCAPRARRMVEKEPLCREELREGRPRGRSSSKEKAKSNEFPSLSISYSAPTGQEEEEEEEKSLSCAELSCRTKDSSREGGVGRSEWLHPGEPADSTEDPSFEAQPPQNRGTCVPSANIGPKTGGDSSVRGRVRKSALLGSGSLPVPQVDTQAETMDGTEFELISMGDSANHYPTALAPKHEAAPSVPTALPSSLGKVSTAKHFDCATTEEDEEKSQGVVSSKGQSSSSLSSWVKSAPMPTGSPEGSVPRGSGFAFTPGRVKEEILDARFLRDDDYRQLLAGVEHDWLVQRLMPTGIFRSKELHKAYSALLLKYSKKSGLWTGQETAVFIGDYLNVAKEGKQRNAFWIHFLHQEESLGRYVGKEYKEEKGLLHHFSDVERQMTAQYYVTEFNKRLYEQKVPTQIFYIPSAVLLMLEDRTIKGCVSVEPYILGDFVKLSNNTKVVKNEYKATEYGLAYGHFCYEFSNGTDVVVDLQGWVTGNGKGLIYLTDPQIHSLSSRDVSRSNFGKKGIHYFFNDQHVECNEICSCLSLTRPSAEQLA; this is translated from the exons ATGTGTAACGGGAAGATTTCCAAACCCCATGTTTCCTTGGCACGGCAACAAGTGAGAAAAG ctctgcttcctgAGGAGCTGAGGAGCCTTCTGGAGGAGGCGAAGGAAATGAAGTGGCCCTTTGTGCCGGAGAGGTGGCAGTACAAACAAGACCTGGGCccagaagacaaaacaaacctgCAAGATATGATCAGCGCCAGGCTCCCTGACTTGCTG GCTTATCTGAAGGCCTCCATCCTGGTCAGGGACTGCGGCACGGCCACGGCCGTGGTGTTCCTGCTGGACCGCTTCCTCTACTGGCTCGACGCCTCCTGCGGGCTCCTGCGGGTGGCCAAGGGGCTGCACAGGCTGCACCCCGGCGCTCCCATCAGCCCGCAGCTGCTCATCCGCCAGGCTCGCCTCGCCGTCAACGCAG GTAAACTTTTAAAAGCTGAATATATCCTAAGCAGCCTGATTAATGACAACGGAGCAACGG GAACCTGGCGATACGCCGAGGAGAGCGATCGGATTCTCGTTCAGGCAGTCTGCCTACAAATCAGGGGGCAGATCCTGCAAAAGCTTG GGATGTGGTatgaggcagcagagctgatcTGGGCTTCACTCGTGGGATACTTCCAACTTCCTCAGCCAGATAAAAAG ggaaTTGCCACGTCCTTGGGTATTATGGCAGACATCTTTGCTTCCATGAATGAGCAGGATTATGCACGCTTCAAAACCAGTGCTGACATTGACCTG aGCCTGCTGCAAGAGTTCAGCCACCGCTTGTTATCGGCGGCCGAGGCCTGCAAGCTGGCAGCTGCCTACAGCCAGTACACCCCCCTGTTTGTCCTCACGGCCGTG AACATCCGTGGCATGTGTCTGCTGTCCTACAGTCACTCCAAGGACTGTCCCcaggaaaagagagagttctACTTGTCTGAAGCCAAAGAATCCTTTGAGGTCGGGCTCCTCACCAAGGAGGAGCAGAGTGCCATcaccagcaggcaggagctgcacagtTTCATCAAAGCTGCCTTCTGCCTCGCCACCGTGCACCGATGGCTCGACGgggagagccaggagctgcGTGAGGCcacccagctgtgcagggaagcCCTGGGAAAGCTGCACTCCTACAGCACCTCGCTCCCAGGGGAGGGAGATAAGGGGATGCTTGCCAAGGAGATCATGGCTCTGATCGCAGCCGTGAAGAAGCGCCTGCGGGTGGGAGGCTTCCCAAATTCTGACGCCAGGTCTTACGTCCCAGACAGTTATAAAGGCTCGGTACAAAAGCCTGTCCTGCACGGGGAAACCAGCTTTGAGAAAATCCTTGCCAAGCATTCCCAGCACCACCTGTCAGTGTGCCAAGTGTATGAAAAAACTTGCAGGATCCATAAAACCACACCGGGAGAGATCCAGGTGGGAGCTTGTATCACAACCTTAAGAACAGAGACCAAAACCATGGACACTGTGTGTACTGCTGAAGACAAAGTTCACCAGAGGAGCGGTCCTGTGAAAACCCTGGactcaccagcagcaggaagcagctcAGAGGGACTCAGTGGCCGAAGAAATCAAGACATTGGCTCTGGTGTGAtgaaaatttcctttgaagaaGAGATCGAGCCattagaaatcaaaataaacagcaaaaaagacGTTTTcagcagagggaaaggcaggagccaaAGCACTACTTCTGAGAACTCTTGGTGCAAGCTGTCCAAATCCAGTTGCTCTtccagctgggaggagctgAGCTGTAATAGCAGCAGAGAGTCTCTCAGGGACGGGCAGCAAGGGGAGGAGGGCTCAGtgcaggagcagtgctgcagcacagaagctGACCAGGACGCGCCCTTGTGCTCTCTGCCTCCCAGAGCCTGGCATCCTGCTCCTCGGGAGCCCCTCCATGGCTCTGGGGGGTCTCCTCGGCATTCCTTAGAGGGGTGTGCCCCTCGAGCACGGAGGATGGTGGAGAAGGAGCCCCTCTGCAGAGAAGAGCTGCGCGAGGGAAGGCCCCGTGGAAGGAGCTCCtcaaaagagaaagcaaagagcaatgagtttccttccctctccatctcTTACTCTGCTCCTacggggcaggaggaggaggaggaggaggagaagtcCTTGTCCTGTGcggagctgagctgcaggaccaaggacagcagcagggaaggaggcgTTGGTCGCTCTGAGTGGCTCCACCCGGGAGAACCTGCAGATAGCACGGAGGATCCCTCGTTTGAGGCACAGCCCCCACAAAACAGGGGCACCTGTGTACCATCAGCAAACATCGGGCCGAAAACGGGCGGTGACTCCTCCGTGCGTGGCCGGGTGAGGAAatctgccctgctggggagcGGATCTCTCCCAGTGCCTCAAGTTGACACCCAGGCAGAAACAATGGATGGCACTGAATTTGAGCTCATCAGCATGGGAGACTCAGCAAACCATTATCCTACAGCACTGGCTCCAAAGCACGAAGCGGCTCCCAGTGTGCCAACAGCTTTGCCCTCCTCCCTGGGAAAGGTATCCACAGCCAAGCACTTTGACTGTGCCACTacagaggaagatgaagagaaGTCTCAGGGTGTGGTCAGCAGCAAGGGACAGTCCAGTTCCTCTCTGAGCTCATGGGTCAAATCGGCACCGATGCCCACGGGCTCCCCTGAAGGTTCAGTCCCAAGGGGAAGCGGCTTTGCCTTCACACCCGGCAGAGTGAAGGAAGAGATCCTGGACGCTCGGTTTCTGAGGGATGACGATTACAGGCAGCTTCTGGCAGGGGTGGAGCATGATTGGCTTGTCCAGAGACTGATGCCTACTGGGATTTTTAGGAGCAAAGAGCTTCACAAAGCATACT ctGCTCTTCTTCTGAAATACTCCAAGAAATCTGGGCTGTGGACAGGCCAGGAGACAGCTGTGTTCATTGGGGACTACCTGAACGTGGCCAAGGAAGGCAAGCAGAGAAATGCCTTCTGGATACACTTCCTGCACCAAGAAGAAAGCCTGGGAAG gTACGTTGGGAAGGAatataaagaggaaaaagggcTCCTCCATCATTTCAGTGACGTGGAGCGACAAATGACCGCCCAGTACTACGTGACAGAGTTCAACAAGAGGCTGTATGAGCAGAAGGTCCCTACCCAAATCTTTTATATCCCCTCTGCAGTACTGCTG ATGCTGGAAGACAGAACTATAAAAGGGTGTGTGAGTGTGGAGCCCTACATCCTCGGGGACTTTGTGAAGCTGTCCAACAACACCAAGGTGGTGAAGAATGAGTACAAAGCCACGGAGTACGGCCTGGCTTACGGCCACTTCTGCTACGAGTTCTCCAACGGAACTGACGTGGTCGTCGACCTTCAAG GCTGGGTGACAGGTAACGGGAAAGGCCTCATCTACCTCACAGACCCCCAGATTCATTCCCTCAGTAGCAGAGACGTCTCACGCTCCAACTTCGGGAAGAAAGGAATTCACTACTTTTTTAATGATCAGCACGTGGAGTGCAACGAGATCTGTAGCTGCTTGTCCCTGACGAGGCCCTCGGCGGAGCAGCTGGCCTAG
- the ALPK1 gene encoding alpha-protein kinase 1 isoform X1, with protein sequence MNRHSAVAALLRECQRALDAELLPARAGTGEAEEREYRRCQALLPEELRSLLEEAKEMKWPFVPERWQYKQDLGPEDKTNLQDMISARLPDLLAYLKASILVRDCGTATAVVFLLDRFLYWLDASCGLLRVAKGLHRLHPGAPISPQLLIRQARLAVNAGKLLKAEYILSSLINDNGATGTWRYAEESDRILVQAVCLQIRGQILQKLGMWYEAAELIWASLVGYFQLPQPDKKGIATSLGIMADIFASMNEQDYARFKTSADIDLSLLQEFSHRLLSAAEACKLAAAYSQYTPLFVLTAVNIRGMCLLSYSHSKDCPQEKREFYLSEAKESFEVGLLTKEEQSAITSRQELHSFIKAAFCLATVHRWLDGESQELREATQLCREALGKLHSYSTSLPGEGDKGMLAKEIMALIAAVKKRLRVGGFPNSDARSYVPDSYKGSVQKPVLHGETSFEKILAKHSQHHLSVCQVYEKTCRIHKTTPGEIQVGACITTLRTETKTMDTVCTAEDKVHQRSGPVKTLDSPAAGSSSEGLSGRRNQDIGSGVMKISFEEEIEPLEIKINSKKDVFSRGKGRSQSTTSENSWCKLSKSSCSSSWEELSCNSSRESLRDGQQGEEGSVQEQCCSTEADQDAPLCSLPPRAWHPAPREPLHGSGGSPRHSLEGCAPRARRMVEKEPLCREELREGRPRGRSSSKEKAKSNEFPSLSISYSAPTGQEEEEEEEKSLSCAELSCRTKDSSREGGVGRSEWLHPGEPADSTEDPSFEAQPPQNRGTCVPSANIGPKTGGDSSVRGRVRKSALLGSGSLPVPQVDTQAETMDGTEFELISMGDSANHYPTALAPKHEAAPSVPTALPSSLGKVSTAKHFDCATTEEDEEKSQGVVSSKGQSSSSLSSWVKSAPMPTGSPEGSVPRGSGFAFTPGRVKEEILDARFLRDDDYRQLLAGVEHDWLVQRLMPTGIFRSKELHKAYSALLLKYSKKSGLWTGQETAVFIGDYLNVAKEGKQRNAFWIHFLHQEESLGRYVGKEYKEEKGLLHHFSDVERQMTAQYYVTEFNKRLYEQKVPTQIFYIPSAVLLMLEDRTIKGCVSVEPYILGDFVKLSNNTKVVKNEYKATEYGLAYGHFCYEFSNGTDVVVDLQGWVTGNGKGLIYLTDPQIHSLSSRDVSRSNFGKKGIHYFFNDQHVECNEICSCLSLTRPSAEQLA encoded by the exons ATGAATAGGCACAGCGCCGTGGCCGCGCTGCTGCGGGAGTGCCAGCGGGCTCTGGACGCTGAGCTCCTGCCGGCCCGGGCCGGCACGGGCGAGGCGGAGGAGCGGGAATACCGGCGGTGCCAAG ctctgcttcctgAGGAGCTGAGGAGCCTTCTGGAGGAGGCGAAGGAAATGAAGTGGCCCTTTGTGCCGGAGAGGTGGCAGTACAAACAAGACCTGGGCccagaagacaaaacaaacctgCAAGATATGATCAGCGCCAGGCTCCCTGACTTGCTG GCTTATCTGAAGGCCTCCATCCTGGTCAGGGACTGCGGCACGGCCACGGCCGTGGTGTTCCTGCTGGACCGCTTCCTCTACTGGCTCGACGCCTCCTGCGGGCTCCTGCGGGTGGCCAAGGGGCTGCACAGGCTGCACCCCGGCGCTCCCATCAGCCCGCAGCTGCTCATCCGCCAGGCTCGCCTCGCCGTCAACGCAG GTAAACTTTTAAAAGCTGAATATATCCTAAGCAGCCTGATTAATGACAACGGAGCAACGG GAACCTGGCGATACGCCGAGGAGAGCGATCGGATTCTCGTTCAGGCAGTCTGCCTACAAATCAGGGGGCAGATCCTGCAAAAGCTTG GGATGTGGTatgaggcagcagagctgatcTGGGCTTCACTCGTGGGATACTTCCAACTTCCTCAGCCAGATAAAAAG ggaaTTGCCACGTCCTTGGGTATTATGGCAGACATCTTTGCTTCCATGAATGAGCAGGATTATGCACGCTTCAAAACCAGTGCTGACATTGACCTG aGCCTGCTGCAAGAGTTCAGCCACCGCTTGTTATCGGCGGCCGAGGCCTGCAAGCTGGCAGCTGCCTACAGCCAGTACACCCCCCTGTTTGTCCTCACGGCCGTG AACATCCGTGGCATGTGTCTGCTGTCCTACAGTCACTCCAAGGACTGTCCCcaggaaaagagagagttctACTTGTCTGAAGCCAAAGAATCCTTTGAGGTCGGGCTCCTCACCAAGGAGGAGCAGAGTGCCATcaccagcaggcaggagctgcacagtTTCATCAAAGCTGCCTTCTGCCTCGCCACCGTGCACCGATGGCTCGACGgggagagccaggagctgcGTGAGGCcacccagctgtgcagggaagcCCTGGGAAAGCTGCACTCCTACAGCACCTCGCTCCCAGGGGAGGGAGATAAGGGGATGCTTGCCAAGGAGATCATGGCTCTGATCGCAGCCGTGAAGAAGCGCCTGCGGGTGGGAGGCTTCCCAAATTCTGACGCCAGGTCTTACGTCCCAGACAGTTATAAAGGCTCGGTACAAAAGCCTGTCCTGCACGGGGAAACCAGCTTTGAGAAAATCCTTGCCAAGCATTCCCAGCACCACCTGTCAGTGTGCCAAGTGTATGAAAAAACTTGCAGGATCCATAAAACCACACCGGGAGAGATCCAGGTGGGAGCTTGTATCACAACCTTAAGAACAGAGACCAAAACCATGGACACTGTGTGTACTGCTGAAGACAAAGTTCACCAGAGGAGCGGTCCTGTGAAAACCCTGGactcaccagcagcaggaagcagctcAGAGGGACTCAGTGGCCGAAGAAATCAAGACATTGGCTCTGGTGTGAtgaaaatttcctttgaagaaGAGATCGAGCCattagaaatcaaaataaacagcaaaaaagacGTTTTcagcagagggaaaggcaggagccaaAGCACTACTTCTGAGAACTCTTGGTGCAAGCTGTCCAAATCCAGTTGCTCTtccagctgggaggagctgAGCTGTAATAGCAGCAGAGAGTCTCTCAGGGACGGGCAGCAAGGGGAGGAGGGCTCAGtgcaggagcagtgctgcagcacagaagctGACCAGGACGCGCCCTTGTGCTCTCTGCCTCCCAGAGCCTGGCATCCTGCTCCTCGGGAGCCCCTCCATGGCTCTGGGGGGTCTCCTCGGCATTCCTTAGAGGGGTGTGCCCCTCGAGCACGGAGGATGGTGGAGAAGGAGCCCCTCTGCAGAGAAGAGCTGCGCGAGGGAAGGCCCCGTGGAAGGAGCTCCtcaaaagagaaagcaaagagcaatgagtttccttccctctccatctcTTACTCTGCTCCTacggggcaggaggaggaggaggaggaggagaagtcCTTGTCCTGTGcggagctgagctgcaggaccaaggacagcagcagggaaggaggcgTTGGTCGCTCTGAGTGGCTCCACCCGGGAGAACCTGCAGATAGCACGGAGGATCCCTCGTTTGAGGCACAGCCCCCACAAAACAGGGGCACCTGTGTACCATCAGCAAACATCGGGCCGAAAACGGGCGGTGACTCCTCCGTGCGTGGCCGGGTGAGGAAatctgccctgctggggagcGGATCTCTCCCAGTGCCTCAAGTTGACACCCAGGCAGAAACAATGGATGGCACTGAATTTGAGCTCATCAGCATGGGAGACTCAGCAAACCATTATCCTACAGCACTGGCTCCAAAGCACGAAGCGGCTCCCAGTGTGCCAACAGCTTTGCCCTCCTCCCTGGGAAAGGTATCCACAGCCAAGCACTTTGACTGTGCCACTacagaggaagatgaagagaaGTCTCAGGGTGTGGTCAGCAGCAAGGGACAGTCCAGTTCCTCTCTGAGCTCATGGGTCAAATCGGCACCGATGCCCACGGGCTCCCCTGAAGGTTCAGTCCCAAGGGGAAGCGGCTTTGCCTTCACACCCGGCAGAGTGAAGGAAGAGATCCTGGACGCTCGGTTTCTGAGGGATGACGATTACAGGCAGCTTCTGGCAGGGGTGGAGCATGATTGGCTTGTCCAGAGACTGATGCCTACTGGGATTTTTAGGAGCAAAGAGCTTCACAAAGCATACT ctGCTCTTCTTCTGAAATACTCCAAGAAATCTGGGCTGTGGACAGGCCAGGAGACAGCTGTGTTCATTGGGGACTACCTGAACGTGGCCAAGGAAGGCAAGCAGAGAAATGCCTTCTGGATACACTTCCTGCACCAAGAAGAAAGCCTGGGAAG gTACGTTGGGAAGGAatataaagaggaaaaagggcTCCTCCATCATTTCAGTGACGTGGAGCGACAAATGACCGCCCAGTACTACGTGACAGAGTTCAACAAGAGGCTGTATGAGCAGAAGGTCCCTACCCAAATCTTTTATATCCCCTCTGCAGTACTGCTG ATGCTGGAAGACAGAACTATAAAAGGGTGTGTGAGTGTGGAGCCCTACATCCTCGGGGACTTTGTGAAGCTGTCCAACAACACCAAGGTGGTGAAGAATGAGTACAAAGCCACGGAGTACGGCCTGGCTTACGGCCACTTCTGCTACGAGTTCTCCAACGGAACTGACGTGGTCGTCGACCTTCAAG GCTGGGTGACAGGTAACGGGAAAGGCCTCATCTACCTCACAGACCCCCAGATTCATTCCCTCAGTAGCAGAGACGTCTCACGCTCCAACTTCGGGAAGAAAGGAATTCACTACTTTTTTAATGATCAGCACGTGGAGTGCAACGAGATCTGTAGCTGCTTGTCCCTGACGAGGCCCTCGGCGGAGCAGCTGGCCTAG